One region of Candidatus Zixiibacteriota bacterium genomic DNA includes:
- a CDS encoding bifunctional (p)ppGpp synthetase/guanosine-3',5'-bis(diphosphate) 3'-pyrophosphohydrolase, whose amino-acid sequence MNLAEFIIQTEAWNSNINIPMIRKAYEFSDDAHAGQLRESGEAYVEHCLHVALILAELHLDSTTIAAGLIHDVVEDTGIKIDRIKQEFGEEITALVDAVTKLGAVQFKSEQEQQVEYFRKMLLSMAKDIRVILIKLADRLHNMRTLEHLSPEKRKRIATETREVYSPLAHRFGISKVKTELEDLSLKFLEPEIYADLANKIELKKEEREAYVQQIVIPIRKVLGERGIKAEVTGRAKHIDSIYRKIRDRKVAFEQIADLLAIRIIVRTKSECYHALGIVHELWKPVLHKFGDYIANPKPNNYQSLHTAIFGPEGKIVEVQIRTYEMHHVAENGIAAHWLYKEGRQQLDKTDQQMLWLRDVLDWQKDMTNPSEFLEYLKIDLFPEDIYVYTPDGEIKHLPAGATPLDFAFAVHTEVGIRCNGAKINGRISPLSTKLQSGDKVEIMTSPLRHPTHDWLNIATTSATKTKIRRWLKQAGHDQALVLGKELLERELKKKRLKIPPDEELLAVAQGLSQMSVENLYYAIGSGNISAGQVVLKLVPEEVEPAKPSVVEKVLDRFRSERGIKIEGMGNMMFRFAGCCQPIPGEEVIGYITRGRGVTIHRIDCPAAQELIKQPERTVPVTWDVSKDQTFVVRLEVNVTPRRNILAEITESIADANTNVRGADINISDTNSTGYIVVEVNNLSQLERVLERIRKVKGVISVKRALGGDHLAE is encoded by the coding sequence ATGAACTTGGCCGAATTTATCATACAGACCGAAGCCTGGAATTCCAATATCAATATTCCCATGATTCGCAAGGCTTACGAGTTTTCCGATGACGCTCATGCGGGGCAGTTGCGCGAATCGGGGGAAGCGTATGTGGAGCATTGTCTCCATGTCGCCCTGATTCTGGCGGAGTTGCATCTGGATTCCACTACCATTGCCGCCGGCCTCATACATGACGTCGTGGAGGATACCGGCATCAAGATTGACCGTATCAAGCAGGAATTCGGCGAGGAGATCACTGCCCTGGTTGATGCCGTCACCAAGTTGGGCGCAGTGCAGTTCAAGTCCGAGCAGGAGCAGCAGGTGGAGTATTTCCGTAAGATGCTTCTCTCCATGGCCAAGGATATCCGGGTGATCTTGATCAAGCTGGCCGACCGCCTTCACAACATGCGAACTCTCGAGCATCTTTCTCCCGAAAAGAGAAAGCGGATCGCCACCGAAACCCGCGAGGTCTACTCCCCGCTGGCGCACCGATTCGGTATTTCCAAGGTCAAAACGGAACTGGAGGACCTCTCGCTGAAATTTCTGGAGCCGGAAATTTATGCCGATCTGGCCAACAAGATCGAGTTGAAAAAAGAGGAGCGCGAGGCTTATGTCCAGCAGATTGTCATACCGATCCGGAAGGTTCTGGGTGAAAGAGGCATCAAGGCGGAGGTTACCGGCCGCGCTAAGCACATCGATTCCATTTATCGAAAAATAAGAGACCGGAAAGTTGCTTTTGAGCAGATCGCCGACCTTCTGGCAATCCGGATAATTGTCCGCACCAAATCCGAATGCTACCACGCCCTGGGGATAGTTCACGAGCTGTGGAAACCGGTGCTGCACAAGTTCGGCGATTATATCGCCAATCCCAAACCGAATAATTATCAATCGCTGCATACGGCCATTTTCGGTCCCGAAGGCAAGATCGTAGAAGTTCAGATTCGTACTTACGAGATGCACCATGTCGCCGAAAACGGTATTGCGGCCCACTGGCTGTATAAAGAGGGGCGCCAGCAGCTCGATAAGACCGATCAGCAAATGCTCTGGCTGCGCGATGTTCTCGACTGGCAGAAAGATATGACCAACCCCTCGGAGTTTCTGGAATACCTGAAAATCGACCTGTTTCCCGAGGATATTTATGTATATACCCCCGACGGAGAGATAAAACATCTCCCGGCCGGAGCCACCCCGCTCGATTTTGCCTTTGCCGTTCATACCGAAGTCGGTATCCGCTGCAATGGCGCGAAAATAAACGGGCGGATTTCGCCTCTTTCAACAAAGCTTCAGTCGGGCGACAAGGTTGAAATCATGACCAGTCCACTCCGCCACCCCACCCACGACTGGCTCAATATTGCCACTACCTCGGCCACCAAGACAAAAATCAGGCGCTGGCTCAAACAGGCCGGTCATGACCAGGCGCTCGTCCTCGGTAAGGAACTTCTGGAGCGGGAACTGAAAAAGAAACGCCTCAAAATCCCGCCTGATGAGGAACTGCTGGCGGTGGCGCAGGGATTATCGCAGATGTCCGTCGAGAATCTTTATTATGCCATTGGCAGCGGCAACATATCCGCCGGTCAGGTAGTGCTCAAACTCGTGCCTGAAGAGGTGGAACCGGCAAAACCCTCGGTCGTGGAAAAAGTCTTGGATCGGTTCCGTTCGGAGCGCGGGATCAAGATCGAAGGAATGGGAAACATGATGTTCCGTTTTGCGGGCTGCTGCCAGCCAATCCCGGGCGAAGAGGTGATCGGGTATATCACCCGCGGCCGGGGCGTTACCATTCATCGCATCGACTGCCCCGCCGCTCAGGAACTGATCAAACAACCCGAAAGAACTGTCCCGGTTACCTGGGATGTCTCCAAAGACCAGACTTTCGTGGTTCGTCTGGAGGTCAATGTCACGCCCCGGCGGAATATCCTGGCCGAAATCACCGAGTCGATCGCCGATGCCAATACCAATGTGCGTGGCGCCGATATAAATATCTCCGACACCAATTCCACCGGATATATTGTGGTCGAAGTCAATAACCTGAGTCAGTTGGAGCGGGTGCTTGAAAGGATAAGGAAAGTCAAGGGGGTTATCTCGGTAAAAAGGGCGTTGGGCGGCGACCATTTGGCCGAATGA